In Pseudomonas sp. MYb327, one DNA window encodes the following:
- a CDS encoding Ldh family oxidoreductase — MIRLTLIEARELAESILLHNGFNLAHAQAVAATVIAGERDGCASHGLYRILGCVNSLRAGKVSADAEPQVIDQAPSIVRVDAGGGFSQLAFQAGLPLLEEKTRANGIAALAINRCVHFSALWVEIEQLTGAGLVALACNPSHAWVAPAGGRLPVFGTNPIAFGWPREGLNPFVFDFATSAIARGDIELHRRAGKAIPEGWGMDAQGQPSTDANVVLDSGAMLTFGGHKGSALAAMVELIAGPLIGDLTSAESLAYDAGSKSSPYHGELIIALDPRRFLGDAAPEHLARAEALFQGIEGQGARLPSQRRYTARAQSLVEGVQIPQPLYNDLKALLA; from the coding sequence ATGATCCGATTGACCCTGATCGAGGCCCGCGAGTTGGCCGAATCGATCCTTTTGCACAACGGTTTCAACCTGGCCCACGCGCAAGCGGTGGCGGCGACGGTGATTGCCGGTGAGCGTGATGGCTGCGCCTCCCACGGCCTGTACCGGATTCTCGGTTGTGTGAATTCCCTGCGGGCCGGCAAGGTGTCGGCCGATGCCGAGCCACAGGTGATCGACCAGGCACCGTCGATCGTGAGGGTGGATGCCGGCGGTGGTTTTTCGCAATTGGCCTTTCAGGCGGGGCTGCCGTTGCTGGAGGAGAAAACCCGGGCCAACGGGATTGCGGCACTGGCGATCAATCGCTGCGTGCATTTCTCTGCGTTATGGGTGGAGATCGAGCAACTGACCGGTGCCGGACTGGTGGCGCTGGCGTGTAATCCGAGCCATGCCTGGGTGGCGCCGGCCGGTGGACGGTTGCCAGTGTTCGGTACCAATCCGATTGCCTTCGGCTGGCCGCGCGAAGGCCTGAATCCCTTCGTATTCGACTTCGCCACCAGCGCCATCGCCCGTGGCGACATCGAACTGCATCGACGCGCCGGCAAAGCGATCCCCGAAGGCTGGGGCATGGACGCGCAGGGCCAGCCAAGTACCGATGCCAACGTCGTGCTCGACAGCGGTGCGATGTTGACCTTCGGCGGGCACAAGGGCTCGGCACTGGCGGCGATGGTCGAGTTGATAGCCGGGCCGTTGATCGGTGACTTGACCAGCGCCGAGTCGCTGGCGTACGACGCCGGCAGCAAATCCTCGCCGTACCATGGCGAGCTGATTATTGCGCTGGATCCACGGCGCTTCTTGGGGGATGCCGCACCGGAGCATTTGGCCCGGGCCGAGGCGTTGTTTCAGGGGATCGAGGGGCAGGGTGCGCGGTTGCCGTCACAGCGGCGTTACACGGCTCGGGCGCAGAGTTTGGTGGAGGGGGTGCAGATTCCGCAGCCGTTGTACAACGACCTGAAGGCGTTGCTGGCTTGA